The Cannabis sativa cultivar Pink pepper isolate KNU-18-1 chromosome 8, ASM2916894v1, whole genome shotgun sequence genomic interval GTTTATGGGTGTCTGATCTATAATTCCAAATCGTTTTGGCGAGGATATCTTGGTCTCTCTTTTTGGTCGTCAAATTTGGGggatttaaaattctttattgaCCATTTGTTACGTACTCCAATCTTTTATGATTAAGCATTAGAACATGGTTGACTATGTTATTTCCCTGATTTAAATAATGTGGTTGTtatattctaatttttattagaaGATCATTGACTAATAGTCTTTGATAGGTGAATTTCATCCGATATTCATTTGGtttgtaaatttaatatatttcacACTTCTTTGATACTTGATCATTGGTGACTTATTAGTTTTTTAGTTGAGATTGCTATTAGAATTTTCTTCCATATTATCATAAACGGTTTAGTATGtctaattttcataattttgctcTTTGAACTATATTTTCATGTTACCGATTTAAGTATgagtagatatttttttctctaaaaaaaaaagaagaattattcaaaaaaaaaaaaaaaaaaaaaacaagacaaTATGGCATTCCAGTCCTTTACCTTTTCCCAAATCCACGGTTGATCCAAAAGGGCCGAAACGGCATTCTCCATTAGTGTGCAATAAAACGACGTCGTTTGCATATAACACCAATCGGATTTTAACCGCCAGAGAAAGAATTGGGCGAGTTCACTTTAAAAAATCGTGGCCTCTGTTCctcatttctttttcttctgttCCTTCTTCTCCACCCAGGTGAGTTACTCAACCCCAACCCCAATCCCTTTTTTCCATTCTTAGAATTTTCATTTTCGTTTTACGAttcaatattttcaaattcagtAGTTGCTTGCTTTCAAATCCAACTTCTCACCTTATCactttgaattattattttttaaatttatatctaGATCCACCTTTCTTGATATGTTTTTAAGTCTGTATCTTCTTTCATTTCATGTTTGCTTTGCAATTGGTTCAAGATTCAGATTTCGGTCTCTTTCTTCCTTTACCCAGTTCATTGGGTTTTTCGTCTATCTCAAttgtttaatataatatattgaaAGTTTCGTTCCTCAATTTTGAATTGAGTTCAGTTGTTGGAGATTTTAGAAAACGTGGATCTGATTGAGGTTTTCGTTACTCGTTTTCTAGTATTTATTTTTGCTAATTTTGATTGCTTTGTCTGTTTGCTTGATCGTTAgacgggattagggtttcgcgtttaattttaatttgctCATTTGTTTTAATAGATTCTGAAAATTTAAGCTAGTTCTATTTAGATATTTTGCCTTTTTTCATAGTTAATTAATTGATGATCTTGAAAACGTTTTTAACTTTTTGTTTATGGGATGTTGCTTTTCAGAATTTAGAGCTAAGAAAAGGGTGAACATACAGAACATACACATTCAGAAATGGGGCTGACATTCACGAAGCTCTTCAGCAGGCTCTTTGCCAAGAAAGAGATGCGAATTCTGATGGTGGGTCTTGATGCCGCTGGTAAGACCACCATCTTGTACAAGCTCAAGCTTGGAGAAATCGTTACCACCATCCCCACTATTGGTGAGATACTCAGTTCTTATTACGACTTTGAAGCAACTGTTTTGAGCTCTTAATTGTCTTAAGAGCAAATACAATTTTGTCTTGTTATTGATGCCGGGGTTGTTCTTGCAGGATTTAATGTAGAGACAGTAGAATACAAGAACATTAGCTTCACAGTTTGGGATGTTGGGGGTCAGGACAAGGTATATGTTACATGCTATCTCTTGTAATCTTCAATCATGTTTGTGTAGAACTTGGATGTGAAATGTTACTCATTTCGCAACTTGTTACTGGTTGATCTGTTGTCGAGTGTCTGTGTTGTGGTATGTCATGTGTGTTTTGGAGGCACAACTTGTGTTTCTATCAGGTATCTATGATTGTATAGTAGATCTGTGCTTTTGTTGGTGCTAACCATTTATAATTGTTGAGCTTCCATTTATGTTGTATTCTATCAAATCCATCTTGATGTTCCTTGAAGAATTAATCAGAATTGAAGCttaatttttgttgttgtatCATGCATATTGGAAGAAATAAAATTAACCCAGGAACTTGAAAATCAATGCCCTTTTTTTCTTATACAGATCCGCCCACTATGGAGGCACTATTTCCAGAATACTCAAGGTcttatttttgttgttgataGCAATGATAGGGATCGAGTTGTTGAGGCAAGAGATGAGTTGCACCGAATGTTGAATGAGGTAGTTTCTGCCTATGTCTCCTTTTTTAGCATGATTGTTCATGTTATTATTTCCATATTCCTattcacatttatttttatttgagttAATACATAGACTATGAGACTTGATTAGAATATTTCAGTTAGATTTTGGACTTGTTCTGTTCTGCCAATTTTGAATGTTTTTGTTGGTGTCAATGCTTGCCAATTGTGTATCATCTGTTTTATTCTTTAGTCGTGAGGTCTTGATTTGAATGTTATTTGGGCTTCAGGATGAACTGAGAGATGCTGTTCTGCTCGTATTTGCCAACAAACAAGATCTTCCTAATGCAATGAATGCTGCAGAAATAACAGACAAGCTTGGTCTCCATTCTCTTCGCCAACGCCACTGGTAACTATTCTACTATTATTTGCcatgtaatttttatatgaGGAAACATTGGCATGTTTTCACGTTTATTGGGTTGCCACATCCATTTTTTTTACTTCGCCCTTTGCATTCGAAAAACAGATAAAAAATGATATGATTCAACCTCAAACCCAATTGAATGTAGTGGTTGGGATATCTCATTTGATCTCAGCAAAGTGAAAGCAAGATCTTGAATCTAGAATCATTATGGAATTGAAATGAATACACCAAGGCGCATACACAATGATAATTTCTTTTATTAACTAAAGGGCCTCGAATCCTCATATTTTCTAGTATATATAGATAATTTAAAGACCCAAATGAaccagaaatttgaaatgtctTTGAGTTAAAGTGGTTGGCAAATGTATGCCGAAAAATCTTGTTTTGATGATGTATTGAGATGAGAACTATGACATGAACTCTTACTGATGCCATATGGTGTTTCTTTTCAGGTACATCCAGAGTACATGTGCAACCTCTGGGGAAGGTCTTTACGAAGGGTTGGACTGGCTCTCCAACAACATTGCTAGCAAGGCAAGTCTACAAAAATGAATTTGCTAAGAATAATTGTGTTCAGTTTCTTGAATACATTGTTTGCGGTATGTGTGCATATACTGTTTTCTGACAAACCTTCCTCGTCTTTGCAGGCATAAGGTTTGAGACAGTTCTAAGATTTTCGTGTTTTGCCAGCCACCTATGGGAAGGAtggttttctttaattaagtGAATATTGTAATAGCAGACAGTTTGGCTAAACTTTGGATTATGTAATTCAAGTTCAGGTTTTATAACCATCACCTTTAGCTATACTTTTTACTTGTTTAGTTGTAAGCAAAAGCTGCTATTTTATAATGGAATTATGTGAGTCGTGTTCAGGACAAGGTACAAGTTCATATTGTTTACTCTTTTCATGCCTGTTTGCTTTTAAATTGTTTGAGGCTGTAAAATTTCTACACATAGGCTACTGTCTCTCTCCTTGAATTATAAGGTTCTGAACTGTGGTGTATGCGAGCTTTCATACATACCAATAATTTGACATAAGAAGGGGTTTGAATTTCTGATTCTCCCACAgattaaaccataaattttgGTTTGCTAAAACGCAGCAATATATGTTTCTATGTGTGATTAACTTCTCGAGTCTTTTTCCCAA includes:
- the LOC115698650 gene encoding ADP-ribosylation factor 1 isoform X1, with protein sequence MGLTFTKLFSRLFAKKEMRILMVGLDAAGKTTILYKLKLGEIVTTIPTIGFNVETVEYKNISFTVWDVGGQDKIRPLWRHYFQNTQGLIFVVDSNDRDRVVEARDELHRMLNEDELRDAVLLVFANKQDLPNAMNAAEITDKLGLHSLRQRHWYIQSTCATSGEGLYEGLDWLSNNIASKASLQK
- the LOC115698650 gene encoding ADP-ribosylation factor 1 isoform X2, with protein sequence MGLTFTKLFSRLFAKKEMRILMVGLDAAGKTTILYKLKLGEIVTTIPTIGFNVETVEYKNISFTVWDVGGQDKIRPLWRHYFQNTQGLIFVVDSNDRDRVVEARDELHRMLNEDELRDAVLLVFANKQDLPNAMNAAEITDKLGLHSLRQRHWYIQSTCATSGEGLYEGLDWLSNNIASKA